The Polyangium aurulentum genomic interval CATTGCGGCCTCGTCCACCCCTGCCGCGCCCCACGCCCGCGTCCCGCCGCTCCATGGCCCGCCCCTCCTCGAGGCGACATCGTCCACCCGGACGACCCTGTCCCAGGAGGGCCGCGCCTGGCGTGCACGTCTCCTTCGCCCGTGGTCGGACACCCCGCCCGCCCCCGTCCACGTCCCCGGAGGGCACGTCGGATACCCCGCCGTCCCTGGTCCACGTCCCCCGAGGGACACGTCGACCTCACGCCCGCCCCTCCACCATGTCCCTTCGAGGACACGTCGATCGGGCAGAAGACGGGGGTGCAAGTCGGCACCCTGGCACGCGGGACAGGGCCGGCCGTCTGCGAGGACAGGGGGAGATCCGAGGTCGCAGGCCCCTTCGACCGAGGTCCACGACCCCCGAGGGGCAGGCGCGCGCCTCTCCCGCCCTCTACGGCATCTCTTCCTGCCCCATGGCGACCCTGGCGGCAGGCACGCGCGACTCGTCGCCCCAGATGCCCGGCAGCACCGTCCCGCATTCCGGACAGGCGCCGCCCTTCAGCTCCACCGATTCGGTGGAGTAATTGAACCTCCGGACGACCACGTGCGTGCATTTCGGGCAGCGCGTGTGCGACAGCTCCCGCAGCTCGTCGGGCAGGTTGCTCACGTAAACGAATTGCAATCCCTTCGCGTACGCGGTCCCCGCGGCCGTCATCAGCGGCAACGGGTGCGCGGGGGCCCGGTCGCGCATCTTGTACCGCGGGTGGAATGCATTCAGGTGCCAGGGGATCGACGGGTCGATGGCGGCGATCTGCCTGGCCAGGTTGCGCAATCCCTCGGGCTGGTCGTTGAAGCCGGGGACGACCAGGGTGACCACCTCGACCCAGAAGCCCAGGCGCTTGGCCTCGCGGATCGCCTCGAGCACCGGATCGAGCCGGCCGCCCAGCGTGCGATATTGATCGTTGTTGTAGCCCTTCAGGTCCACGCGATAGACGTCGGCGACGGGGCGCACGTACGCGAGGGCCTCGGGCGTGGTGTTGCCGTCGGAGATGAGCGCCGTCACGAGCCCGCGGCGCTTGGCCTCGGAGAAGACCGCGTGCACCCACTCGGCCGCGATCATGGGCTCGTTGTAGGCCGCGCACACGACCTCGCAGCCGGCCGCAATGGCCTCGTCGATGAGGGCCTCGGGCGTGACGTCGGAAGGGGACTCGGCCGAGTCGCCCTCGCGAATGGCCTGCGAGATGTGCCAGTTGTGGCAGTACGGGCAGCGCAGATCGCAGCCGAACATGCCGAAGGTCAGCGAGCGGGCGCCCGGATGCACGTGATAGATCGTGTTCGTCTCGACCGAGCGGACATAGCGCCGCGCGACGTAGCCGTGGGGGACCCGCAGCTCGCCGTCGCGGTTGAAGCGCACGCCGCACGCCCCCGAGCGCCCCTCCGCCACCACGCAGCGGTGCGCGCAGGCCACGCAGCGCAGCGAGGCGCCGGGGCCAGGCTCGACGAGCACGGCGGGCGCGGTGCGGCGCGCGAGCTGATCCTCGAGCGTCTCGCCCGGATCGCGCGGGGCGCGGGGGCGGAGCGCCTCGGCGGGGACCAACCGCGCGTCGGTCGCGCTAGTGCCGCACGAGTTCGGCGGCGGGGAGCTAGGG includes:
- a CDS encoding radical SAM protein, whose translation is MTSRDPSSPPPNSCGTSATDARLVPAEALRPRAPRDPGETLEDQLARRTAPAVLVEPGPGASLRCVACAHRCVVAEGRSGACGVRFNRDGELRVPHGYVARRYVRSVETNTIYHVHPGARSLTFGMFGCDLRCPYCHNWHISQAIREGDSAESPSDVTPEALIDEAIAAGCEVVCAAYNEPMIAAEWVHAVFSEAKRRGLVTALISDGNTTPEALAYVRPVADVYRVDLKGYNNDQYRTLGGRLDPVLEAIREAKRLGFWVEVVTLVVPGFNDQPEGLRNLARQIAAIDPSIPWHLNAFHPRYKMRDRAPAHPLPLMTAAGTAYAKGLQFVYVSNLPDELRELSHTRCPKCTHVVVRRFNYSTESVELKGGACPECGTVLPGIWGDESRVPAARVAMGQEEMP